The following are encoded in a window of Bradyrhizobium guangdongense genomic DNA:
- the ligD gene encoding non-homologous end-joining DNA ligase produces MARQSTLPPRLQPMLATLTDAPFDDSDWVFEDKFDGFRMVAEIRRGRVALYSRNGKIISHSYVEVAKALEGVKADAVIDGELVAIGKDGASHFQLLQNALRREAKLLYCAFDLMFAGGEDLRALPLLERKKRLKAILPRHKLIAFSNHRKGNGTTFFAEAERRHLEGIMAKRADSPYASGRRTADWLKVKTAQRQEVVIAGFTAPRRTRPFFGALALAVRENGGWRYIGHVGTGFSRQVLEELHRKLVRLKTAKSPFPAKVKDEQFTTWVRPSLVAEVKFAEWTSKGELRQPVYLGLRSDKKAKDVVREKSWSRK; encoded by the coding sequence ATGGCCCGACAATCGACACTCCCTCCTCGCCTGCAGCCCATGCTGGCCACGCTGACCGATGCGCCGTTCGACGATTCCGACTGGGTCTTCGAGGACAAATTCGATGGTTTTCGTATGGTGGCCGAAATCCGGCGTGGTCGGGTCGCGCTCTACAGCCGTAACGGGAAGATCATCAGCCACTCCTATGTCGAGGTCGCGAAAGCGCTAGAGGGCGTGAAGGCGGATGCCGTGATCGATGGCGAACTCGTCGCGATCGGCAAGGATGGGGCCTCCCATTTCCAGTTGCTTCAGAACGCCCTGCGCCGTGAGGCCAAGCTTCTGTACTGCGCGTTCGATCTCATGTTCGCGGGCGGCGAGGACCTACGCGCGCTGCCGCTCCTGGAGCGCAAGAAGCGACTCAAGGCCATCCTGCCGCGCCACAAGCTGATCGCGTTCAGCAACCACCGCAAAGGCAATGGAACGACGTTCTTCGCAGAAGCCGAGCGAAGGCATCTCGAAGGCATCATGGCAAAGCGCGCCGACAGCCCGTATGCGTCCGGACGCCGGACAGCCGATTGGCTGAAGGTGAAGACCGCGCAACGGCAGGAGGTAGTGATCGCCGGCTTCACGGCACCGAGGCGAACCCGGCCCTTCTTCGGCGCTCTCGCGCTGGCAGTGCGGGAAAATGGCGGGTGGCGGTACATCGGCCACGTCGGCACCGGCTTCAGCCGCCAGGTTCTGGAAGAGCTTCATAGGAAGCTGGTGAGGCTCAAGACGGCCAAGTCGCCCTTTCCCGCCAAGGTGAAGGATGAGCAGTTCACGACCTGGGTGCGTCCTTCGTTGGTTGCAGAGGTGAAGTTCGCGGAGTGGACCAGCAAGGG
- a CDS encoding MOSC domain-containing protein: MQQRHDLALEGRVVAVAADRGHHFSKPVLDRIVLVEGHGVEGDAHAGPFVRHRYLARRRPRLPNLRQVHLIPSELFPSLLEAGFEVGAGDLGENVTTAGLDLERMPLGTLIELGPSAVVELTGLRTPCVLIDRFRAGLKRQVLSSAETGPPFKSGVLGVVRAGGTVEAGDAARVRLPSSSFRPLPAV, translated from the coding sequence ATGCAGCAGAGGCACGATCTGGCGCTCGAGGGCAGGGTCGTGGCGGTCGCTGCCGATCGCGGCCATCACTTCAGCAAACCGGTCCTGGATCGCATCGTTCTGGTGGAGGGGCACGGCGTCGAAGGCGACGCCCACGCCGGCCCGTTCGTCCGGCACCGCTATTTGGCACGCCGCCGGCCCCGCCTGCCCAATCTCCGGCAGGTCCACCTGATCCCATCCGAACTCTTCCCGTCTCTTCTCGAAGCTGGCTTCGAAGTTGGCGCCGGCGACCTCGGCGAGAACGTCACCACCGCCGGATTGGACCTCGAACGGATGCCGCTGGGGACCCTGATCGAGCTGGGGCCCTCTGCGGTCGTCGAGCTGACCGGCCTCCGGACGCCCTGCGTCCTGATTGACCGCTTCCGAGCAGGCCTCAAGCGTCAGGTGCTCTCGTCGGCGGAAACGGGCCCTCCATTCAAATCCGGGGTGCTGGGCGTGGTACGGGCCGGGGGGACGGTCGAGGCTGGTGATGCCGCGCGGGTTCGCCTTCCGTCCTCCTCGTTTCGGCCGCTGCCGGCCGTGTAG
- a CDS encoding DNA polymerase/3'-5' exonuclease PolX gives MPSLDARGVASLLREYAQRTALRGGNPYRAKAYFRAADSLAALAVPVDVLIDEDRLTEIPGVGDAIADIITKLYKTGSHPSLEKLRKEIPAGVLEMLAVPGLRPEKVLRLYKDLGIGSLSELEAAAKDERIKKAKGLGAALQTKILQNLAIAKSGEGRLHLHRAAALLAHAKDSIRKSRPELKRVTIAGDFRRGCELVGNLAIVAEAAKQVATSTPPADGLQILVSDRKHFGAALLFATGSAGHIEQLQALAAEKGMRFDADGLHKGRRLIAGEEADVYQALGLPFIDPELREGRGEIEAALKGKLPKLVTDGDLRGILHCHTDASDGTETLETMAKATRQRGFEYFGVADHSKSAHYAGGLSVEEIAQQHREADRLNKRFGKDFRILKGIESDILADGSLDYDDDVLERFDFVVTSIHGRFKLDRKAQTQRLLRAISDPHTTIIGHMTGRQLQRRPGYEIDVEKVLRACAKHDVVVEINAHPWRLDLDWRWHQAALEFGCMLSINPDAHSIPELDHMHWGVLMARKGGVPADRVLNAMTLAEIARYLRQKRRSLARAA, from the coding sequence ATGCCTTCGCTCGACGCGCGCGGTGTGGCAAGCCTCCTGCGAGAGTACGCGCAGCGCACCGCCTTGCGGGGCGGCAATCCCTACCGGGCGAAAGCCTACTTTCGGGCCGCCGACAGCTTGGCGGCCCTAGCCGTTCCTGTGGACGTGCTCATCGACGAAGACCGGCTTACGGAGATCCCGGGGGTCGGCGACGCGATAGCCGACATCATCACCAAGCTTTACAAGACGGGCAGTCATCCCAGCCTCGAAAAGCTGCGGAAGGAGATTCCCGCGGGCGTGCTCGAGATGCTCGCTGTGCCCGGCCTTCGTCCGGAGAAGGTGCTGCGCCTGTACAAGGATCTCGGCATCGGCTCGCTGTCGGAGTTGGAGGCCGCCGCCAAGGATGAGCGCATCAAGAAGGCGAAAGGACTCGGCGCCGCGCTGCAGACCAAGATCCTGCAGAACCTCGCGATCGCCAAAAGCGGAGAAGGCCGCCTCCACCTGCACCGCGCCGCCGCGCTGCTCGCGCATGCGAAGGACTCGATCCGCAAATCTCGCCCCGAACTCAAGCGTGTGACGATCGCCGGCGATTTTCGTCGCGGCTGCGAACTCGTCGGCAATCTCGCGATCGTTGCGGAGGCTGCCAAGCAGGTCGCGACATCGACGCCACCTGCCGACGGGCTGCAAATCCTAGTATCCGACCGCAAGCACTTCGGCGCCGCTCTTCTCTTTGCCACCGGCTCCGCCGGCCACATCGAGCAGCTTCAGGCCTTGGCCGCCGAGAAGGGCATGCGGTTTGATGCGGACGGCCTCCATAAGGGCCGCAGGCTGATCGCAGGGGAGGAGGCCGACGTCTACCAGGCTCTCGGCTTGCCCTTCATCGATCCGGAACTCCGGGAGGGGCGCGGCGAGATCGAGGCGGCCCTGAAAGGCAAGCTCCCGAAGCTCGTCACCGACGGCGATTTGCGCGGCATCCTTCACTGCCACACCGATGCCTCCGATGGCACCGAGACGCTGGAGACCATGGCGAAGGCCACGCGCCAGCGGGGCTTCGAGTATTTCGGCGTGGCGGACCATTCCAAGTCCGCCCACTATGCCGGCGGTCTCTCCGTCGAGGAGATCGCGCAGCAGCACCGGGAAGCCGATCGACTGAACAAGCGGTTCGGCAAGGACTTCCGGATCCTCAAAGGGATTGAGTCCGACATCCTGGCGGACGGGTCGCTCGACTATGACGACGATGTTCTGGAACGCTTCGATTTCGTGGTCACCAGCATCCATGGGCGCTTCAAGCTGGATCGCAAGGCGCAGACGCAGCGGCTGCTGCGCGCCATTTCCGATCCTCACACGACCATCATCGGCCACATGACCGGGCGGCAACTCCAGCGGCGGCCGGGCTACGAAATCGACGTCGAAAAGGTGCTGCGGGCCTGCGCCAAGCACGACGTTGTCGTCGAGATTAACGCCCACCCATGGCGGCTCGATCTGGACTGGCGCTGGCACCAGGCGGCGCTGGAGTTCGGCTGCATGCTGAGCATCAATCCGGACGCGCACTCGATCCCCGAGCTCGATCACATGCACTGGGGTGTCCTGATGGCCCGCAAGGGCGGTGTCCCTGCCGACCGGGTCCTGAACGCGATGACGCTTGCGGAGATCGCGCGCTACCTTCGCCAGAAGCGGCGCTCGCTCGCCCGCGCCGCCTGA
- the ligD gene encoding non-homologous end-joining DNA ligase: MAKRTKAPRPTEVPTMPGFIEPQLATLKMKAPSGSPWIHEVKYDGYRIQLRIDGDDRRAYTRNGYNWISKFSRIAAAFDIEGQAIVDGEVVVIHDGRTNFSELQADLGRGDQDRLVYFAFDLLWRDGRDLRKEPQIERKRLLKELIEEHDLKEPVLYSEHHEGDGQALFAAASKLNYEGIVSKRVDAPYRSDRVEAWQKIKVVQKGKFPVVGFIKDPSGVAALYLGKKEGKDLVYMGKVGTGWSRTTSAQIRKALDTVVSPKQKLTKTIRKPRATWVEPKFYADIEYRDITSEGLLRASSFKGLRKGTRRS; encoded by the coding sequence GTGGCAAAGCGTACGAAGGCGCCTCGGCCAACCGAGGTCCCTACAATGCCGGGGTTCATCGAACCCCAGTTGGCGACCCTGAAGATGAAAGCTCCTTCGGGATCTCCATGGATTCACGAAGTCAAGTACGATGGCTACCGCATCCAGCTCCGGATCGACGGTGACGACCGGCGGGCCTACACCCGCAACGGCTACAATTGGATCAGCAAGTTTTCGAGGATTGCGGCCGCTTTCGATATCGAAGGACAGGCCATCGTCGACGGCGAGGTTGTCGTCATCCATGATGGGCGCACGAACTTCTCCGAGCTGCAGGCAGACCTTGGCAGAGGCGATCAGGATCGACTGGTCTACTTCGCTTTCGATCTGCTCTGGCGGGACGGCCGAGATCTGCGGAAAGAGCCGCAGATCGAGCGGAAGAGGCTGCTCAAGGAGCTGATCGAGGAGCACGACCTCAAGGAGCCCGTCCTCTATAGCGAGCACCACGAAGGGGACGGCCAGGCACTGTTCGCGGCAGCCAGCAAGCTGAATTACGAAGGCATCGTCTCCAAGCGGGTGGATGCACCATACCGATCGGATCGGGTGGAGGCCTGGCAGAAGATCAAGGTCGTTCAGAAGGGCAAGTTTCCTGTGGTCGGCTTCATCAAGGACCCGTCTGGCGTGGCCGCTCTCTATCTGGGCAAGAAGGAAGGCAAGGATCTGGTCTACATGGGAAAGGTCGGGACCGGATGGAGCCGAACCACCTCGGCGCAGATCCGCAAGGCGCTCGACACCGTGGTAAGCCCGAAGCAAAAGCTGACCAAGACAATCAGGAAGCCCAGGGCCACGTGGGTCGAACCCAAGTTCTATGCCGACATCGAGTACCGTGACATCACCTCCGAAGGTCTGCTGCGGGCCAGCTCGTTCAAGGGGCTGAGGAAGGGAACGCGCCGATCATAG